The Tamandua tetradactyla isolate mTamTet1 chromosome 6, mTamTet1.pri, whole genome shotgun sequence genome contains the following window.
ATATTTGTTCTAACTTAAACGTGGCTCAAAATCAATAtccaaaccaaaaaagaaaacttaacaaaataaacttttctctaTTTAAATCTTCATTTCATTAGATTTATATTTCACAGCAGGGAGAGAAACTCAACCTTTTTTGAGCCTACAAACCTCCAATAAAGGCAAGCATCATTATAACAAttgttgagaaagaaaatgcaaatagaaGCAAAATTAATGTGATAATTATTCTCTCCTGGGTGCTAGCTGGCTTGTGTCCTATGAATGTCTTTCACACTCCAGCCCAGTACTAACAAGGTATATAAACAAATGTCGAGAGTTATCATCCCTCATGGGCACAGCACCGTGTTTCATATTATAATCATCCAAACTTAAATGAAAACATGAGGCTAGAaacttgtttttcttatcctccaaattctaaatgggaaaagaaatggtGTGACTAAACACGCACTGCATTTCTCATCAGAGCAGGGACATGTCACTTTTAAGTCACACAATGATCTCAAAGAATacgaactttaaaaataaacactttttttcaGTCAAACCTTAAGACTCAACAaccctgaagaaggaaaacgcctcctggggagcttcatgaaacaggaagccaggagagagagctagcatataatgccatgttcgccatgtgcccttccagatgagagagaaaccctgactgtgttctccaatgtgccttctcacttgagaaagagagaatctgaacttcactgactttcttgaaccaaggtatctttccctggatgccttagattggacatttctatagacttgctttaattgagatattttcttggccttagaactgtaaactagcaacttatttaatactcctttttaaaagccattccatttctgatatattgcatcccagcagctagcaaactagaacagtatgtatgattttttctattttctttttatttctttttctgaattaatgctactgttctaagaaatgatcatgatgatgaatatacaactatgtgatatattgtgaattactgattatatacgtagaatggaatgatcatatggtaagaatgtttgtgtttgtatgtggacacatttaataaataaaatacattttttaaaaaccaaaaaaaagactCAACAACCCTTCTTTAAATCCACTAGATcagaacttaaaaagaaaacttgcAAATTCAGTAATATTAGAGGCTGGTTCAGATAAATTCTAGCTTATTCTGTGGGTTAATACTTTCACTTAGAGGGCAGCTCCTATTCCTCAGCATATGAACATCACCCAAAGTAAACAAAATTTAGTTATTTCAATGTATAAGAAAACACTTTTTTGACCCTCCTCTGCTAATCTGTGCTCACATAACTTCAGCCTGTCTAGCTACTTgcttatattcatcaccatattAGTAGGCGCTGAAAGATGAGATAGCATGCTACCTCTTTACTAGCTTTTATACTTCATCATTACCTCTGCATAAcgaccaaaacaaaaaaataaaaaagaggaagacagagagggagaaatgaagaaacaaaaagaaaaaagagtgagcACTAAAGAAGGGAATAAACACAATATAATGGCTGGCAAAAAGGAGATATGCTACCAAGGATAATTATTTAccaataaaaggcaaaaattaatTCTTCAGGAAAAACTGGCTTATTGTCTGTAAAATGCATTAAGTATAAAGATCAAGTAAACTTGCTACTTCTAGAAATTACTACTTTAGCATTTGGATCTCCTCACACTTGTAGTATGCTttactatttcttcctgaattctTATTTGATGAATACAATTAGTGGTAAGGAATCTCAAGACCCCAAAAGTAAAAGTACTTTACTTTAAATGGGAAAACTCCACTTAAGTGCTTTGAAAGAGACCACTCATTACCTTCATATCTATGTGAACCCATCTTCTTTTAGACAatgacaaacagaaagaaagaaacagattagGATACAgatgagaaataatattttaggtTAATTCCTATGAATTAGGTGCTGTTATTAAAGTAAAGTATGCTTAGTAGGTGATCAATCAGAACATTCAGTTATACCATTTTATGTTTACTCATTCTAGAATAGGTTTtctataaaaaaagagaaaactcaacaTTAAAAATGCCAAAATCAGAACTTAATGATTTGACATCTACAACATCACAAAGCTGGTGTTGTATTCAGCATTCCTAAAAAGTTCTAAGAGGTCTGAGAGGGAGAGCTCTTCTTTCTACATTTTGCATATTATGTACCTCCAAAGCCAAGGCTGTCTTGTCGTAGGCATTAGGGACTCGCTTCTGGATAACCCTGGCATAAATGGGCCCATTCTGGAGGTTAGGGAGCGGAGTGTTGACGCTGGGTTGGGCATAGGGCCCGGGCTCCGGCCCACCCAATGGCTGTGGGTGGGAACCCTCCTGGTTACCTCCAATCAGAGCCGATACTGAGGCGGAGGCAGGTCTATACTTCTCGACGTAAGGGACTGGGATCATCCCTCTCTTGCCTTCGCTGTCCTCTGCATTCCACCACTGCTCTTCAGGCTTATCTCGGATTCTCAGGATATCTCCTTTCTTAAAGGGAAGATCTTCTTCATCATTCCCATTAAAGTCAAAGAGGGCTCGTACATACTCTGCCTCTTCCTGCCTGAGAATCACTCCACTACCCTGCCTGGATCTGGAAACTGGTTCTATCAACGTTGTAGTGTCCAAATAGTGTATTTTGTAGAATTCCAGTAACGCAGGCAATGAATCGAACTCTTGATCTCCTATTCGAAGTCTGGAGGGGCTCACCCCTGGAAAAAACAGAGCAAGGTATTATTTAAAGACATACTACACTACAGATGAAATGTGTAGATTTTAAGCATTTCCCACACAGTTAGTAGTatttaatcagaaaaagaaaaaaaaaacctgcctaGAAAAAAATTACCCCTTTACTCATACTACACTCATACTTTGTAGCTGAAACATCTCCGGGGCAGATACACGTCATCAACCATTCCAGGCCATGATAAGTCAGGCCAGTCAGGACATGCTCTCATACTGGATAAAAAAACAGTACTTTCCCCCCCAGTATGCTCTATTGccattccatttatagagcatcACAAGGCTCAAGGTTTTGTTGCAATCTTTTCTTGGGAAATGTAGCACTGCAAACTCTCCTTTTTCATAGGTCCCAACAGCTGTTCCAGAAAGAGGTGAGGAGAGCTTAGCATTTATACTAGGCTCACACACTCATTCTGATGACATTTGAAATGTACAATaattccaaagaagaaaaacacttttAAGACTCTACCTGTTTAAAatctaactaaaaaaaaagttaagacagCTAAAAAAGCTTAAGAACCAAAGAGGttacaaaagagaagctaagacactaactgcttaaaaatgaattcCTAGGATacatggatagttcagtggtagaattctctcgcCTGCCATTTGGGAGACGGGGGTTGGATTCGCAATCCAAGCATCTCCTCTACTCCTCCCCAAAAAATCAGTTACTCAAGTCTTCacttaaataaaacacaaaattcagATTGCTCCCCTAGAAGCAAATAGGTCatgaaaaggaaacaaggaaacttgggaaaataaaaaagtgcTAAAAAACCCAATCTTTGATAACACACTTGAGGTTCAAGGAGACAGAACTTACTAGGAATGCTTAAAATGTATATGTCAGAAAGATGTGTGCAGCTTGGACACAAGAATACTTTGGAATGTATTCTCTCTATTCTGAGAGTCTAGCATTCAAAGACAAATGAACATGCATCAGTTCAAATAAGAAACAAAGTTTCTAACAAGGAATATAAATAAGCCTTTAACTTTCATTCTGCTAAGCACCAAAAATATTAAACCATCTTCACTGGAATTTTTACCTTCTTGATTTCTCGAAAAATAAATAGCTccacagaaaatttggaaaatataaaacaaagtgtGTTCTTGTTGGTTTTTTGATCTTTAACTCTTACCATAGGACAACTTTTAGAATTTGGGGTTATACATATTAATGCCTTTTATAACTGGATTACTATACATGGTGTTATAACCTGCCTTTTTTCCTattacaaaataaactttctaatATAAAAATTTCCTTGTAATCTTAAATACTCTTCAAGAACATGACTTTTTTCAGACAAAATATAAGTTTATTTAAAACTTAATTCTCACCTTGAGCATGCAAAATACAACCTTCACaaaatgtccatttttttaatttcatagtttacaaatatacaaaatagaAGTTTGCTTAAATTAACAATACCTATTTATTAAGGCAAGTAATTATATAGGTaggacaaaaaaacaaacatttgctCTGCTTAAGGCATACTCGGGAATAAACCATTGTACAAATTATTACACATTTGAAACCAGTGTTTAAATACAGTCTGCTTAACAAACGTTAAAGCAACCCAGGTACATTTACCTGACTTAGATCATAAATGTAGATTGGAAGGCAAAAAATAGATTTTCCTTGTCAAAACCTTGCAGGTGTTTGAGAACTTTGGCTTCCCTGTTTGGTAACTTGAGAACCAAGATTCACCAAACACTATCAGTAAGgctattaaaatgcattttctgtacctgaatttcttcctcttcttctaatATCATAATATTGGCTTTTTGAAGGTAAAGAGAATACATGGTGATCTTTACACTTACATTGCATTGAAACACAATTCAAGGGAATGCGGCCTTCCTACCCCCCAATGCACACTTCTTATGTATACCCTGATATCCACAACTTCCATGAAACACCAAGGGAGTGGCTGGAAGAACATGACTTTTAACAGCTATGaagtatttccaattttttttgctAACTCAAACAATGCTATCATGAGCATTTTTGTTCTTATCTATTAACGATCATTTTTGGTTACTTCCCTAGGATAAACTCCTTGAAATACAAATGCTGGATCAAAGGGTAAGGACATTACAGCTGTTaccaaatagtccttcaaaagGTTTGTACAATTTTATACTCCCTGCCAGTGGTTTATGGTTCTCATTTCAACCTACCCTTGccaaaatggcattttaaaagccACAGTCAATTTAATAGAGAAACTGTTCCCtgctttaaaatatcatttcttttattgcttgatGCAAACTGttactatttgtatttcttttgcaaACGTTATTTCTCTAGTCCTTCATTAAGGGAAAATGGCCAATCTACCCTCTCCATTACTATTAACAAGACTGCACTGTCCCACCTGTCTAAAAGCCAGTGATTAATGCTGCAAAACAGGTGACAGCCCAGATGTCTAACACAATTTGCCACTGAAAAATGAGgcctaattatttttattcaatgaCAGAAAACAATTCTTCCAGGATGTCAGAAAAAGTACATTTAAAACTCAGTtcaacatcagatagtttcatctccctaccccatactactgacagacccttccaacatggaaaagttagaatggccacagcccaagcacccctaaagagagggacgaaagatcaaaggggatggtggagttatacagagaaggtaggatttaacaaatgaacatgattgttgaattattaaattggtatctcttttagtcaccagtatcttagagcagatagaaataaaaacctaaaattggggaattgcaactcataacaaactctgaaatctattccacaactaattgtggtgctgtgctttgaaatttatttcttttttgtatgtatgttatttttcacaaaaattgcgatgataaaaaaatattttaagcctctagcctcctatatcctgtagcagctagaaggaaaaatctgagaggatcatatggtagcctatgacaaactctgggatttgtcctgtaactacttgttaaagagtgatttgaaaactattgcttttttatttctccgctttatatatgttacattatacaataaaaaagttaaaaaaaaaaaaaaggaaaaactttgtAAGTTAAATGCAAGTCCTCAATAAAGAATGAGGACTCCTAAGTGTCTCCTCTTTTCACCCAAATGACTGATGACAGACAAGGCAATTTAAAGGACAGTAGCAATTTATAGCAGTAAATACACATTTCTTATATTGCAAAAAGTTCATCTACGCAATTCATGGTTGGAAGCTAAAATAAGTTAATAGCCCAAACTCGGGTATGCTGGCTTTTCTCCAATCTGAGATACTGAAGTAGATGCCCAGACCTAGGACCATTCATCTATGGCAAGCACCCATCAGGCAAGCAGAAATTACCCCAACAGTTCTAAGTGCAGGCCTGGAAAGATGATTTTTTTGGTTATGACCATCCCAGAGCTCGGTGGTGCTATATTCTGGAGCTTCTCTGCACTGAAGCGCATCACTGATGGGGTTATTATTTCTATTGCAATCTGGAAGGCACTAAGGAGATGTATGGCTACCTTGTCTATCACTGCTAGGCTAATTCTGGATGATTCTACAGGCCTGCTGAGCAACTAGGTTAAGGATAGGGTCAGGGTAAGCCTGGTCAAAAGAGCTTTCAGGGCAGAGTGGCAGTGGTAGGGGCAACAGCCTGGGGGAGAAAGCTCCCTGGCTATAGTTTGCCCAACTACATGCCAACGTGCAGCCCAAATGGTTTTCACAAGCCCCACACCCAGCCCTCCCCATTTTGGTACAGTGGTTGGTAGCTAGGAAGTACCCAGTTGTTAACTATTATTCTTAATGAACAGAACTCTGAAGTGAGGGAAAGAAGTAAACTGAGAATCTGTTTCCAGCTTGAGAAACTCTTAGGAAAGTTGGGGGATACAAAAGTATGCACAGTGTGGATGCAAGATGCAAAAGCAGCATGTCTTAAGATATTTCCCCCTGGCTTTCACTTTCCActctcctacaaagaaaagactaaaaacaacagcaataaacTGTGACCTGAGAACAAAATGACTATAAATGAGTAGCTCTGACCATTCTTGAACACTTCAAGGTACTCCTTTCACTCTAACAAGGCAAGACAACCAACCACTCCCTGTTATCCATTATTATGGTTCCTCCACTTTAGTACTAGTCTAAATGTGTtttttgggggaggaggggacatGAGAAGAACAAATGAGATTAAGCCAAGTATCTCAGAAAGATCAGTGGGACAACTGTGAAAAGACAAACAGGCCGTTTCTCTGGCACAAAGGTAGGAAGTAGTTCATTTCTTGTTCAAATGCTGCTTGGTGTGACGTGGGCccactgaaacttattttttcCACCCACAATCCCAagacacagagaaaaacaaacaaaacaccaaaagAAACCTTCATGtttaatctataaattatttttctattttaatgacATTTGAATAATTCCACAGAGGAATGCTTGTTTCTGCGTACCGCTGGGGTTAATAAACATATGGGGCAATCAAGCATCACTGATCCAACTccagaagaagggaaaggagggaaacagaaaaaatttatgTCGTAGATAAGCCCAAACCTCACCACTACGTGTTCCGACTCCTCTTTCCTCATTCTCATCTCCTTCCAACTACAAAATGAGGAGACTGAAGGAGAAGGACAAGAAAGGAAGGAGATACAGTCAGTCTATAGGCTAGAGAACACAACCATTGACAGGGTTCTCACAGCCATCCGGCATTTTGGAAAACCTCACTGACTTGTTCTGTCAAATATATGCTGTAGCAAAATCAATGTAAGCAGATGGGTATTCTTTTCACTTCTCTGTACCTGCTCAATTCATATTTCCGAGCATTTCAGCCCTCAGGTTAACATCAATTTTTACAACTCTGCTCCCTGAAGGCTTTATGAACAACAGCTTAGAGTTCTGTGCGTTAGAAACAGGACAGGTCAGGTCACTTGTGTCACAGTTACCACAGAAGCTCCATTATCAGCCTCTCCTTGACCTCACAgcacttctctcttttccttttttcttaatttcctctcttCACTCTCCCCTACCTATGGTATTTATAGAGGTTGCTTAGCTAcacaccacccccaccctcacccccactaCAAAAGGCTGTGGACATCCATCTAAGAAGGTATTCTAAAGAGGTATCAAGATGTATGGCCTCCCCTCTattagccaacatgacaagcaaactcactgctctcctcctctctacgtgggacataactcccaggggtgtaaaccttcctgacaaAGTGGGACAGatatccaagaatgagctgggactcagcatcaagggattgagaaaatcttctaacccaaaagggggaagagagaaataagacaaaacaaagtgtcaatggctaagagatttcaaacagagtcgagaggttatcctggaggttattcttacacattaagtaggtatcacctttttagttaagatatattggagaggctggagggaagtgtctgaaaatgtagagctgtgttccagtagccatgtttcttgaagatgactgtataatgatatagctttcacaatgtgactgtgtgattgtgaaaaccttgtgtctgatgctccttttatctacagtatggacagatgagtaaaacatatgggttaaaaatgaataaatagggggaacaaatgttaatataaatttagtagattgaaatgctagtgatcaatgaaagggagtgacaAGGGGTAAAGAATAAAACAGgagaacaaaggctaaaatatattgggtaggtggaaatattagcagtcagagagggaggggtaaggggtatggcatgtatgagtttttttctttttatttttttctgaattggtgcaaatgttctaagaaatgattatggtgatgaatatacaactatgtgatgatattacgagttactgattatataccaagaatggaatgatcatatggtaagaatgttcatgtctgtacgctattgtgttttaaaaaaataaaattaaaaaaaaaaaaaacctggcagAGAATAAGTAGTCAATAAATGTCAGCCTCTCTAAAACTAAAGAAATGTCTCAGTAcggtttcaaaagaaaaagaggttaAAGGCGAAGGAGAGAACAAAGATGAAGTAATCTCTATAAAGACAGCAGCGAATCAACTGTCCTGCATGGAAATGGGGTACAAGGCAGAAAGAAGCATAATAACCATGAACCTTCCACATCCCATCCACCAACTTATGCAACTTTACCTTCTCTTTTGGGCTGAGGGTCTGAATTCTTAACTGTTTTGAAAAGGTGGAGCTCTATATCAAAGTAAGTGCTGAGATATAAAATCACAACACCAAGGAGTGGAGAAATCTCAAACTAACAAGTCACCCtgcttccatttctaattttgcaaacaacaaaatatatatatatatatataaacaaaaggtTGAGAATTACGTTCCATAGTGCTACTGTACGTGATGCAAAACCCTAGATAACCATTCAAATGGCTTAAAAGTAGAATATGTATATGGTTTAAGGCAAATTTAAGCTCCATCAGTAATTTCCTCTCATGTTATAACACTATGAAATCAAGCATTCTGAGAAAGACCTTGTGGACCTAAAGACCTCacactcttttgtttttttcaatcttACCAACAAAAGATTGCCTATCCCATCTCCCCATTTCTGGCCAGAATGCTTAAATCTATCTTAAAAGAACAACCGCACAAAGGCTGGCTGGGAAGCCTCCTAATTGTATGACTACCCCGGATCTAGTCTCAGCTGGTCAGGAGGAAATTGCTTCAACTTGGGGAAAGTGAAATGACATTAGGACTCTTTGGTTACAGATTCTGATACTCTCAGAATGACCCTGTATCTCAAAGCTCTGAAGTACTATGTGCATAAATCTCCTTAATAGTCCCAAAACAATTCCAATGGCATGAATAGGAAAGTCACATCCCAATAATCCTTGGGAATGACCCAGTGCAGATCATTTAAACTCAGAGAATCTGCCCAGGTGGGCCTGTTACCAGCTTTCATGAAGACTCAGGTCACAGCCCCAATTTACTAAGCTAAGAAACATACTGAAGTACAAGACTGGCAATGTTCAGGTCCaaggaaaaatgaagtttcaTTCACTTTCTGGAAAGGGATTGTTTTCAGTAccttatttctggtttattttcttaagaaattCTTCCTCCACTAAACACCTTGAAAACGAGAATCCCTTAATTACAAGGGGGATAGTTTTTTGACCACTAAGATCTCTTGGTCAGCCAGGCATTTACTTTTTCTGGACTGGCCACAGAGGACTTTCTTCCATCACCTAAGCACTTAGCTCACCACCTTCGTCCTCCACAAGGGAAGAGGACGGTAAACGTATTTTGGAAACATgcccaagaaaggaaaaagctgaCTGATTTCCTGAGGGTGTCTCCAACCCTCCCGGCCAGTATGTGGTGACTTCCTACCAAAGGCCACCAGGGGAGTATGGCCAAACCCGGCTCTCTAGCACTGCAGGAAGTGTTTCAAGCCCAAAAGCCACTTGTAGGATTATCGGATTCATTCTGGGCACCGCTGCCAAGTGATGCCCCCGCAGTGACAACATCCCCCTCAGTCCTTTGTCCCCACACTGCTCGGCCCTGCCCTTGCAGCCTGGCCCGGCGTTAGCCCCACCCTGGGGCCGAAGCAGTTCCCCTTCCCCTGGGCCGTCCTCCCAAGGCACACCCAGAGGCCTCGGTCAGCGGCCCCTCCTCCCCCACATATTCCCGCTCGTCGGTGAGAACGAGCTTGATAACAGGGTGCCCCCTGCACGAGTCATGCCACCCTCTGCCCACGACCCGCGTGGGGTCAGCGTGCAAGGAGCAATCGGCCAGGTTGGAGAGTTCCGGGGCCCTCAACCCCCGCCCAGGGACCCCATCCCATCCT
Protein-coding sequences here:
- the CRK gene encoding adapter molecule crk isoform X2, with the translated sequence MAGNFDSEERSSWYWGRLSRQEAVALLQGQRHGVFLVRDSSTSPGDYVLSVSENSRVSHYIINSSGPRPPVPPSPAQPPPGVSPSRLRIGDQEFDSLPALLEFYKIHYLDTTTLIEPVSRSRQGSGVILRQEEAEYVRALFDFNGNDEEDLPFKKGDILRIRDKPEEQWWNAEDSEGKRGMIPVPYVEKYRPASASVSALIGGNQEGSHPQPLGGPEPGPYAQPSVNTPLPNLQNGPIYARVIQKRVPNAYDKTALALEVGELVKVTKINVSGQWEGECNGKRGHFPFTHVRLLDQQNPDEDFS
- the CRK gene encoding adapter molecule crk isoform X1, with amino-acid sequence MAGNFDSEERSSWYWGRLSRQEAVALLQGQRHGVFLVRDSSTSPGDYVLSVSENSRVSHYIINSSGPRPPVPPSPAQPPPGVSPSRLRIGDQEFDSLPALLEFYKIHYLDTTTLIEPVSRSRQGSGVILRQEEAEYVRALFDFNGNDEEDLPFKKGDILRIRDKPEEQWWNAEDSEGKRGMIPVPYVEKYRPASASVSALIGGNQEGSHPQPLGGPEPGPYAQPSVNTPLPNLQNGPIYARVIQKRVPNAYDKTALALEIDYICIRIIGFGNYTELEEKPVLIKFPGNEETEVTTFSPLYKSSMIFTCRLAPTIMVWDEEAEEHTGH
- the CRK gene encoding adapter molecule crk isoform X3, yielding MAGNFDSEERSSWYWGRLSRQEAVALLQGQRHGVFLVRDSSTSPGDYVLSVSENSRVSHYIINSSGPRPPVPPSPAQPPPGVSPSRLRIGDQEFDSLPALLEFYKIHYLDTTTLIEPVSRSRQGSGVILRQEEAEYVRALFDFNGNDEEDLPFKKGDILRIRDKPEEQWWNAEDSEGKRGMIPVPYVEKYRPASASVSALIGGR